Proteins encoded together in one Magnetospirillum sp. 15-1 window:
- a CDS encoding class I adenylate-forming enzyme family protein codes for MNAHIVKPGALNLRSSIAVDPAERRALEAKGIWGDDTLSGWIADNVTRSGNASAVVTNDHTATYRNLANDIERFARGLYDLGVRTGDVVSVQLPNSYEFIVAYFAIARLGGVLSTVHMPYRTAEITTLLRHAGSVAFICYGAIKDFAPAHEVLVRKDELPALEHVIAVGEPVAGTSSFSELLQSEAALPADITPAAANPFLLLFTSGTSASPKAVPLTYQMTLGNARAGAVEHGLCQGDKVLSVAPFTHLLGLYALHLTTKVAGSSILFPAFTPPDLAQAITKHRPTVLVCAPAHLNGLMISGLLESLDLSSIRLIITAGSALSPDVAKAVSKRLPAGFLTNLWGMTELQAGLYTRPTDSFEIATTTSGRPAPGAEVRIADHDDHPVAQGEEGELQIRGGLLFRGYYNNEDATRQAFTPDRWFRTGDLAVMDKSGNVRITGRKTEIINRGGIKYNPLDIEIMLGNHPKVMEVAIIPYEDTVLGQKACCFVVPTDAYKPPTLEELCAHLIEGGVSKVKLPERLEVIDEMPITPTRKIIRGRLKALLARKL; via the coding sequence ATGAACGCACACATCGTAAAGCCGGGGGCACTCAACCTACGGTCTTCTATTGCCGTCGATCCTGCGGAACGCAGAGCCCTCGAGGCCAAGGGAATTTGGGGGGACGACACCCTGTCAGGCTGGATCGCCGATAACGTCACCCGCTCGGGCAACGCTTCCGCCGTGGTAACGAATGATCACACGGCGACTTACCGCAATCTCGCCAACGACATCGAGCGCTTCGCCCGTGGTCTCTACGATCTCGGGGTGCGCACCGGCGATGTCGTATCGGTGCAGCTTCCCAATTCGTACGAATTTATCGTCGCGTATTTCGCCATCGCCAGGCTGGGGGGAGTGCTGTCGACGGTCCACATGCCCTATCGTACGGCCGAAATCACGACCTTATTGCGACATGCGGGCAGCGTGGCATTCATCTGCTACGGCGCCATAAAGGACTTCGCCCCTGCCCACGAGGTCCTGGTGCGAAAAGACGAACTCCCAGCTCTGGAGCATGTGATTGCCGTGGGAGAACCCGTTGCCGGCACCAGCTCCTTTTCCGAATTGCTGCAGTCCGAAGCTGCTCTGCCTGCCGACATCACCCCGGCGGCGGCCAATCCCTTCCTGTTGCTGTTCACGTCTGGAACCAGCGCCAGCCCCAAAGCGGTCCCCCTCACCTACCAGATGACTCTGGGTAACGCTCGGGCGGGAGCCGTTGAACACGGGCTGTGCCAGGGCGATAAGGTGCTGTCGGTAGCGCCCTTTACTCACCTGCTTGGCCTTTACGCCCTTCACCTGACCACAAAAGTGGCCGGATCGAGCATCCTCTTCCCCGCCTTCACTCCGCCGGACCTTGCCCAGGCCATCACCAAGCATCGCCCCACCGTTCTGGTGTGTGCGCCAGCCCATCTCAACGGCTTGATGATCAGCGGCCTGTTGGAAAGCCTCGACCTGTCTTCCATTCGCCTGATCATCACCGCCGGAAGCGCTTTGTCGCCCGACGTTGCCAAAGCCGTCTCCAAACGCCTCCCCGCCGGTTTCCTGACCAATCTGTGGGGGATGACGGAGTTGCAGGCGGGCCTCTATACCAGACCGACCGATTCGTTCGAGATCGCCACCACGACATCAGGCCGCCCCGCCCCGGGGGCCGAGGTCCGCATCGCCGACCACGATGATCATCCCGTCGCCCAAGGCGAGGAGGGAGAACTCCAAATTCGCGGAGGGCTGCTCTTTCGGGGGTATTATAACAATGAAGATGCCACGCGGCAGGCATTCACCCCAGACCGCTGGTTCCGGACTGGTGACCTGGCCGTAATGGACAAGAGTGGCAACGTCCGCATTACCGGCCGCAAAACCGAGATCATCAACCGAGGAGGCATCAAGTATAATCCGCTCGATATCGAGATCATGCTCGGCAACCATCCGAAAGTGATGGAAGTGGCCATCATTCCCTATGAGGACACCGTCCTTGGGCAAAAGGCCTGCTGTTTTGTGGTGCCGACGGATGCCTACAAGCCCCCGACGCTCGAGGAATTGTGCGCCCATTTGATCGAAGGCGGCGTATCGAAGGTGAAGCTTCCGGAACGGCTCGAGGTCATCGATGAGATGCCGATCACCCCGACCCGCAAGATCATCAGGGGACGACTGAAAGCGCTACTTGCCCGGAAGCTGTAG
- a CDS encoding TetR/AcrR family transcriptional regulator, with protein MAEVIAVEDDGDGEPQTVAEKRRAQIVAAAIRLFSERGYFQTTIEDVANAVPISKGLVYRYFKDKNDLLFFVLRHVIEKYNFEEIQRLLPKENALDVLIKVLGMHCRLATEHTQEVTLAYCSTKDLLPEQRRQIKILESKIARVIRQCLEACIHGGMMSELNTDIMAYQYIMFGHSWALKNWAFRDRYSPDEYMAEGEKILIHPFLTDSGRREFEKIRNGAA; from the coding sequence GTGGCTGAGGTGATTGCTGTCGAGGACGATGGAGATGGGGAGCCCCAGACGGTTGCGGAGAAGCGCCGGGCTCAGATTGTCGCAGCGGCCATCCGGCTGTTTTCCGAGCGGGGCTATTTTCAAACCACCATTGAGGATGTGGCCAACGCGGTTCCCATCAGCAAGGGGCTGGTTTATCGGTATTTCAAGGACAAGAACGACCTTTTGTTCTTTGTTCTGCGCCATGTGATCGAAAAATATAATTTCGAGGAAATTCAGAGGTTGCTTCCCAAGGAGAATGCGCTTGATGTTCTCATCAAGGTCCTGGGAATGCATTGTAGGCTGGCGACCGAACATACGCAGGAAGTCACTTTGGCTTATTGCTCAACGAAGGATCTCCTTCCCGAGCAGCGGCGCCAGATCAAGATTCTCGAGTCGAAGATTGCCAGAGTCATCCGCCAGTGCCTCGAGGCATGCATCCATGGCGGGATGATGTCCGAGCTGAATACGGATATCATGGCGTATCAGTATATTATGTTCGGACATTCGTGGGCCCTGAAGAACTGGGCTTTCCGGGATCGCTATTCGCCTGACGAATACATGGCGGAAGGTGAGAAGATACTGATCCACCCGTTCCTGACGGATTCCGGCCGCCGGGAATTCGAGAAGATTCGCAACGGCGCCGCCTGA
- a CDS encoding ABC transporter substrate-binding protein yields the protein MFRRIWRCAAIAVVTLASSAAFAVEDVKIGVFLSATGGLSINGDPEKKFLESYIDVVNKEGGVLGRPVKLIIYDDQSDTAKAIGFAKRLIEVDKVDLLMGGSGTPTSMGVIPIVERAEIPYVSFGGGVAIVDPVKKWVFKAPHTDRMVAERIFMDMKKRGITKVALLSEDVGFGKSGREQTLMVAPKYGIEIVADETYSPKDSDVTTQLTKIRGAAGVQALFVFGTGAGPAVATKNIRQLGINLPIYQSHGVSSKDFLKLVGPAAEGFRLPGIALQVAEQVPASDPQKPVVSKIKKFYEEAHKAEASVFVGLAYDGLMVALEGIKRAGSTDKVAVRDAIEGIRGLVATAGTFNMSPTDHLGLSIDSLKMFEVKNGDFVLLD from the coding sequence ATGTTCAGGAGGATTTGGAGGTGTGCGGCAATCGCCGTCGTAACCCTGGCGTCGAGTGCGGCGTTTGCCGTGGAAGACGTCAAGATCGGGGTGTTTCTGTCGGCAACCGGAGGGTTGAGCATCAATGGAGATCCGGAGAAGAAATTCCTGGAGAGCTATATTGATGTCGTAAACAAGGAAGGTGGCGTGCTCGGCCGCCCGGTCAAGCTGATCATCTATGACGACCAGAGCGACACGGCCAAGGCCATAGGCTTTGCCAAGCGACTGATCGAGGTGGATAAGGTCGATCTTCTCATGGGAGGGAGCGGCACGCCGACAAGTATGGGTGTCATTCCGATCGTCGAGAGGGCGGAGATTCCTTACGTCTCCTTCGGTGGCGGCGTGGCGATTGTCGATCCGGTCAAGAAGTGGGTGTTCAAGGCTCCTCATACCGATCGTATGGTGGCTGAACGTATCTTCATGGATATGAAGAAGCGCGGTATCACCAAGGTGGCGCTGCTGTCCGAGGATGTGGGCTTTGGCAAGTCGGGGCGCGAGCAGACGCTGATGGTGGCTCCCAAATACGGGATCGAGATCGTTGCCGATGAGACCTATTCACCCAAGGATTCCGATGTCACCACCCAGCTGACTAAGATTCGGGGGGCCGCGGGCGTTCAGGCGCTGTTCGTATTCGGGACGGGGGCCGGCCCGGCCGTGGCGACCAAGAATATTCGCCAACTGGGGATCAATCTGCCCATCTACCAATCCCATGGTGTCTCGTCGAAGGACTTCCTCAAGCTGGTTGGTCCCGCGGCGGAAGGTTTCCGTCTTCCCGGGATCGCCCTGCAGGTCGCCGAGCAGGTTCCGGCCTCGGATCCGCAAAAGCCGGTGGTCAGCAAGATCAAGAAATTTTACGAAGAGGCGCACAAGGCGGAAGCTTCGGTTTTCGTCGGTCTCGCCTATGATGGGCTGATGGTTGCTCTCGAGGGGATCAAGCGTGCCGGCTCCACGGACAAGGTGGCGGTGCGCGACGCCATCGAAGGAATCAGAGGCCTGGTGGCAACGGCCGGAACGTTCAACATGAGCCCCACCGACCATCTGGGGCTCAGCATCGACAGCCTGAAAATGTTCGAGGTCAAAAACGGCGACTTCGTTCTGCTCGACTGA
- a CDS encoding MaoC family dehydratase has protein sequence MDVFSRAIDDRYFEDYPQGAVYRFGAITVEFDEVIAFASRYDPQVFHMDPEAARETIFGGLIASGWYTAALMMRMFCEHYLSKVASLGSPGLDEVRWPRPVRPGDCLSLRVTVAAVTPSRSKPDRGVVTSFIEVLNQGDDVVMSMKAANMLRRRP, from the coding sequence GTGGACGTTTTCAGTCGCGCTATCGATGATCGCTATTTCGAGGATTACCCTCAGGGGGCCGTTTATCGGTTCGGGGCGATCACGGTCGAGTTCGATGAAGTGATTGCATTCGCCTCGCGGTATGACCCTCAGGTCTTCCACATGGATCCTGAGGCGGCGCGTGAGACGATATTCGGCGGTCTGATCGCGAGCGGGTGGTATACGGCTGCGCTTATGATGCGGATGTTTTGCGAGCACTACCTGTCGAAAGTAGCCAGTTTGGGTTCGCCGGGGCTGGATGAGGTGCGGTGGCCGCGGCCGGTTCGTCCAGGGGATTGTCTGTCCCTTCGTGTCACCGTAGCTGCCGTGACCCCATCGCGCTCTAAGCCTGATCGCGGCGTCGTCACTTCGTTCATCGAGGTGTTGAATCAGGGCGATGATGTGGTCATGAGCATGAAGGCCGCGAATATGTTGAGGCGGCGGCCATAG
- the had gene encoding 6-hydroxycyclohex-1-ene-1-carbonyl-CoA dehydrogenase, protein MFLKVAKMTSSYYRWQMTEVGKPMSKVPFDPQPLGDDEVLVRVAGCGVCHTDLGFFFDGVRTNKNLPLTLGHEISGYVEIAGAGATAWLGKAVLVIASIPCGECDLCRRGKGTICRNQIFLGSDTDGGFASHIKVPARGLCAVDERALNLAGLTLPQVSVVADAVTSPFEAVHQSGLGAGDLAIVNGVGGVGGYCAQIAHAFGAAVVAIDVDQAKLDMIAGYGADLTINARTADGREQKKLIAAFARERGLRSTEWFVFECSGTKAGQENAFGLMVHGSTLGTVGFTMDKAEVRLSNLMALHARALGNWGCLPEKYPLALQLVLSGKVNLKDFVETHPLENINEVFHDIHERRLTRRAILIP, encoded by the coding sequence ATGTTTTTGAAGGTGGCTAAAATGACCAGTTCGTATTACCGCTGGCAAATGACTGAAGTCGGCAAACCGATGTCTAAGGTACCCTTTGACCCGCAGCCGCTCGGGGATGACGAAGTGCTGGTTCGCGTTGCCGGCTGCGGCGTCTGCCATACCGACCTCGGATTTTTCTTCGATGGGGTACGGACCAACAAGAATCTGCCCCTGACCCTCGGGCACGAGATCAGCGGCTATGTCGAAATCGCCGGCGCCGGAGCCACGGCGTGGCTCGGCAAGGCGGTCCTCGTCATCGCTTCGATTCCATGCGGAGAGTGCGATCTCTGCCGCCGTGGCAAGGGAACGATCTGTCGCAATCAGATATTCCTGGGCAGCGATACGGATGGCGGCTTTGCCTCACACATCAAGGTCCCGGCCCGCGGTCTATGCGCGGTCGATGAACGCGCGCTGAATCTGGCGGGCTTGACGCTTCCGCAGGTGTCGGTGGTCGCCGATGCGGTCACCAGCCCCTTCGAGGCGGTACATCAGTCGGGGCTAGGCGCCGGTGACTTGGCCATCGTCAACGGGGTCGGAGGTGTCGGTGGCTATTGCGCTCAGATCGCCCACGCTTTCGGAGCCGCCGTGGTGGCCATCGATGTGGACCAGGCCAAGCTCGACATGATCGCCGGGTATGGCGCCGATCTGACCATCAATGCCAGAACGGCGGATGGCCGCGAGCAGAAGAAGCTCATCGCGGCCTTCGCCAGGGAACGCGGCCTGCGCTCGACCGAATGGTTCGTTTTCGAATGCTCCGGTACCAAGGCTGGGCAGGAGAACGCCTTCGGCCTGATGGTTCACGGTTCTACCTTGGGTACCGTAGGCTTCACCATGGACAAGGCCGAGGTTCGGCTGTCCAACCTGATGGCGCTACACGCCCGCGCACTCGGAAACTGGGGCTGCCTACCCGAAAAATACCCTCTGGCTCTCCAACTGGTGCTGTCCGGCAAGGTCAACCTCAAAGACTTCGTCGAGACCCACCCGCTCGAGAACATCAATGAGGTTTTCCACGATATCCACGAACGCCGCCTGACCCGGCGCGCGATCTTGATTCCCTAG
- the oah gene encoding 6-oxocyclohex-1-ene-1-carbonyl-CoA hydratase, translated as MTTTTASIIEATRPHELHDHNLVPEQIVPGIIVEKKPARTPDGKIAEGLYNYWITFDNQKQFNSYTTEMVKGAILAFRAASVARDVVAVVFTGAGDKAFCSGGNTKEYAEYYAGNPQEYRQYVRLFNDMVSAILGCDKPVICRVNGMRIGGGQEIGMAADFSVTQDLARFGQAGPKHGSAPIGGATDFLPVLIGCEQAMISGSLCEPWSAHKAYRLGMLTDIVPALKVDGKFVANPLVITDRYLDEYGKIIHGEPKTGDELAAGKALMAKGTIDLSLLDAKVEELCSKILLTFPECFLKTIEELRKPKLNAWNANKENSRDWLALNMMTEARLGFQAFNEGTKDDREADFVGLRQALAKGTPWSPELGQSLMPAARRGQ; from the coding sequence ATGACCACGACTACCGCTTCCATCATCGAGGCAACCCGTCCCCACGAACTGCACGACCACAATCTGGTGCCGGAACAGATCGTTCCCGGCATCATCGTCGAGAAGAAGCCGGCCAGGACGCCCGACGGCAAGATCGCCGAGGGGCTCTACAATTACTGGATTACCTTCGACAATCAGAAGCAGTTCAATTCGTACACCACCGAGATGGTCAAGGGGGCTATCTTGGCCTTTCGTGCCGCATCGGTGGCACGTGACGTCGTTGCGGTGGTGTTCACCGGCGCCGGCGACAAGGCGTTCTGCTCGGGCGGCAACACCAAGGAATACGCCGAATATTACGCCGGCAATCCGCAGGAATACCGCCAGTATGTGCGGCTGTTCAACGATATGGTCTCGGCCATTCTGGGCTGTGACAAGCCGGTGATCTGCCGCGTCAACGGCATGCGCATTGGCGGCGGACAGGAAATCGGCATGGCTGCGGATTTCTCGGTCACCCAGGATCTGGCCCGCTTCGGCCAAGCCGGTCCCAAGCACGGTTCGGCCCCCATCGGTGGTGCCACCGACTTCCTGCCGGTGCTGATCGGCTGTGAGCAAGCGATGATTTCTGGCAGCCTGTGCGAGCCGTGGTCGGCCCACAAGGCCTATCGCCTGGGCATGCTCACCGACATCGTGCCCGCACTCAAGGTGGACGGCAAGTTCGTCGCCAACCCGCTGGTGATCACCGACCGCTATCTCGACGAATATGGCAAAATCATTCACGGCGAGCCGAAAACCGGCGACGAATTGGCCGCCGGTAAGGCTCTGATGGCCAAGGGCACCATCGATCTGTCGCTGCTCGACGCCAAGGTCGAGGAACTGTGCAGCAAGATTCTGCTGACTTTCCCCGAATGTTTCCTCAAGACCATCGAGGAACTCAGGAAGCCCAAGCTGAACGCCTGGAACGCCAACAAGGAGAACAGCCGCGATTGGCTGGCGCTCAACATGATGACGGAGGCCCGCCTCGGCTTCCAGGCCTTCAACGAAGGCACCAAGGACGACCGCGAAGCGGATTTCGTTGGATTGCGCCAGGCCCTGGCCAAGGGGACGCCATGGTCGCCGGAACTGGGGCAGAGCCTAATGCCGGCCGCGCGGAGGGGCCAGTAA
- a CDS encoding cyclohexa-1,5-dienecarbonyl-CoA hydratase, with translation MTAASPLRVWRECDGKLLRLRLSRPKANIVDAEMIAALDDALAEGIADRHLCAVLLDAEGSHFSFGASVPEHLPETCAAMIRSLDRLILRMVRSPVPILVAVRGQCLGGGLEVACGGHLVFATPDSRFGQPEIQLGVFAAAASCLLPERIGRAQAEDLLISGRSITGQEAAAMQLVNTVSDDPEAAALAYFNQHLAPCSASSLRFAVRAARVGMVKRVEVNLAAVEELYLDGLMSTHDAVEGLRAFIDKRPPQWRDE, from the coding sequence ATGACCGCCGCCTCTCCCCTCCGGGTGTGGCGGGAATGCGACGGCAAGCTGCTGCGGCTGCGGCTGTCGCGCCCCAAGGCCAACATCGTCGATGCCGAGATGATAGCGGCACTTGACGATGCCCTGGCCGAGGGCATTGCGGATCGCCATTTGTGCGCCGTGCTGCTGGATGCCGAAGGATCGCATTTCAGTTTCGGAGCCTCGGTCCCCGAGCATCTGCCGGAGACCTGCGCCGCCATGATCCGGTCCTTGGACAGGCTTATCCTACGAATGGTCCGCAGCCCCGTCCCGATCCTGGTGGCGGTTCGGGGACAGTGCCTGGGTGGCGGTCTGGAGGTGGCCTGCGGCGGCCACCTCGTCTTCGCCACACCTGACAGCCGCTTTGGTCAGCCGGAAATCCAGCTGGGTGTCTTCGCGGCAGCGGCGTCCTGCCTGCTGCCGGAACGCATCGGAAGGGCCCAGGCGGAAGACCTGCTGATCTCCGGACGCTCCATAACCGGTCAGGAAGCGGCGGCGATGCAATTGGTCAACACGGTATCTGATGATCCCGAGGCCGCCGCGCTGGCCTATTTCAACCAGCATCTCGCCCCCTGCAGCGCCAGTTCGCTTCGCTTCGCCGTCCGCGCTGCCCGCGTTGGAATGGTCAAGCGGGTCGAGGTCAATTTGGCGGCTGTCGAAGAACTGTATCTGGACGGCCTGATGTCTACCCATGATGCGGTCGAGGGGCTGCGGGCCTTCATCGACAAGCGCCCCCCCCAGTGGCGCGACGAGTAG
- a CDS encoding acetyl-CoA hydrolase/transferase family protein, whose protein sequence is MTAFFGTPELAPSLATGATRLLPLHYSGIISYLETFGDFDVALIQVSPPDGSGTCSLGVSVDFVPAALSRTKCVIAEINHSMPTPPGSPRIPLDIIDYVAEVDHPLVEPSADSEDEVSRRLGEIVASLVHDGDTIQMGMGRIPTAVLTALRTRNDLGFHSGLLTEPVLGLIKNGNINGARKPTDTGIAVTGIAFGSQPFYQSLGQEPCVAFRPASYTHDLDVIRSLENFVAINSAIEIDLDGQINAEFISGRQVSGIGGLGDFMRGAGLARNGRSIIALPSRAGKGRSRIVSRVEKVTCARVDADIIVTEYGIAELRNKAPNERAEALTAIAAPEFRDQLIKSVI, encoded by the coding sequence ATGACAGCGTTCTTCGGGACGCCGGAACTGGCTCCTTCCCTGGCGACGGGAGCGACTCGCCTGTTACCGCTCCACTACAGCGGCATCATCTCATACCTTGAAACCTTCGGGGATTTCGATGTTGCCCTGATCCAAGTATCGCCACCCGATGGTTCGGGAACCTGCAGCCTGGGAGTATCGGTGGATTTCGTACCCGCCGCATTGTCGCGGACCAAATGCGTCATCGCTGAAATCAATCATTCAATGCCGACCCCTCCGGGTAGCCCCAGAATTCCCCTGGATATCATTGACTACGTCGCCGAGGTCGATCATCCGCTGGTCGAGCCGTCGGCCGATTCCGAGGATGAGGTCAGCCGCAGGCTGGGGGAGATCGTCGCTTCGCTGGTTCATGATGGCGACACCATCCAGATGGGAATGGGGCGTATTCCGACGGCGGTACTGACCGCCCTGCGCACCCGGAACGACCTAGGTTTTCATTCCGGCCTGCTGACCGAACCCGTGCTGGGATTGATCAAGAACGGCAACATCAACGGCGCGAGGAAACCGACGGATACCGGAATCGCCGTCACCGGTATCGCCTTCGGATCACAGCCGTTCTATCAGTCTCTGGGCCAGGAGCCTTGCGTTGCGTTCCGCCCCGCATCCTATACCCACGACCTCGACGTGATTCGCAGCCTCGAAAACTTCGTTGCGATCAATTCGGCCATCGAGATAGACCTCGACGGACAGATCAACGCCGAGTTCATCAGTGGCCGCCAGGTGAGCGGTATCGGCGGCCTGGGAGACTTCATGCGAGGGGCCGGCCTTGCCCGCAACGGCAGGTCGATCATCGCCCTGCCGTCGCGGGCGGGAAAGGGACGGTCGAGAATCGTTTCCCGGGTGGAAAAGGTAACCTGCGCCAGGGTCGATGCCGATATCATCGTCACCGAATACGGTATCGCCGAGCTTCGCAACAAAGCCCCCAACGAGAGAGCTGAGGCACTGACGGCTATCGCGGCACCGGAATTCCGCGATCAATTGATCAAGAGCGTGATTTGA